A single region of the Rathayibacter rathayi genome encodes:
- a CDS encoding Eco57I restriction-modification methylase domain-containing protein: protein MLNVGGAGQDGRVTLDARDPLDSVSLRKARGAFFTPPTIAAFVAGWAVRTTHDVVLEPSAGDAEFLVHAVTRLQDLGAVEPHVYGVELHQRSAEVGAERISDAGGSVNMTVGDFFDTPATARYSAVIGNPPYIRFQDFAGNSRAKARAAALRGGVALSGLASSWAAFTVHGALSLRAGGRLGYVLPAELLHANYAAPVRQFLFENFSSVDLVLFDKRVFAEAETEALLLLADGYGGSTDHARIRQVNDADALAQDMPAAATWTPTNPSGRWSGSTVSPEAAGIYAKLILGGSFTALKAWGETTLGMVTGNNKYFALSPDRVAALGLLPSEVLHLSPPGSSHLRGLEFSTDAHADLGRAGKRTMLFRPAGDPSNAALAYITQGEADAVHTAYKCRVRKDWWRVPLVAQADMLLTYMNADTPRLTTNSAGALHLNSVHGVYLAAEHKKLGREVLPVAALNSVTMLGAEFTGRAYGGGMLKMEPGEADLWAVPSPAVVGDAREELLAIRPQVAGNLSRGNLLDAAKLVDDVLLVSGLGMRKSDVAEVRAARAALAGRREARSRRGNG from the coding sequence TCGCGGCATTCGTGGCGGGCTGGGCTGTTCGCACGACGCACGACGTCGTGCTCGAACCGTCCGCGGGCGACGCCGAGTTCCTAGTGCACGCCGTGACCCGTCTGCAAGACCTCGGCGCCGTCGAACCGCATGTGTATGGCGTTGAGCTGCACCAGCGGAGCGCCGAGGTCGGCGCCGAGAGGATCTCCGACGCCGGCGGTAGCGTGAATATGACCGTGGGCGACTTTTTCGACACCCCAGCGACCGCGCGCTACTCGGCCGTCATCGGGAACCCTCCATACATCCGGTTCCAGGACTTTGCTGGCAACTCGCGCGCCAAAGCGCGCGCGGCAGCTCTGCGCGGCGGCGTCGCGCTCTCTGGTCTGGCCTCATCGTGGGCAGCGTTCACAGTGCACGGCGCCCTGAGCCTGCGGGCCGGTGGACGCCTCGGCTACGTCCTTCCGGCGGAACTCCTGCACGCAAATTATGCCGCTCCGGTGCGGCAGTTCCTGTTCGAAAACTTTTCGAGCGTGGACCTCGTGCTATTCGACAAGCGGGTGTTCGCGGAGGCAGAGACCGAAGCACTGCTGCTGCTCGCCGATGGCTACGGCGGTTCCACCGATCACGCCCGCATCCGTCAAGTGAACGACGCCGACGCGCTGGCCCAAGACATGCCTGCAGCGGCGACCTGGACCCCGACCAACCCATCGGGGAGATGGTCCGGGTCGACGGTGAGCCCGGAGGCGGCCGGCATTTACGCGAAGCTGATCCTCGGCGGCTCGTTCACGGCTCTGAAGGCCTGGGGCGAGACGACGCTGGGAATGGTCACCGGCAACAACAAGTACTTCGCGCTCAGCCCTGACCGGGTGGCTGCGCTTGGGCTGCTGCCTAGCGAGGTCCTCCACCTCTCTCCGCCGGGATCGAGCCATCTGCGCGGACTCGAATTTTCGACTGACGCTCACGCAGACTTGGGACGCGCGGGGAAGCGGACGATGCTGTTCCGCCCAGCTGGGGATCCCTCTAACGCCGCCCTCGCGTATATCACCCAGGGCGAAGCGGACGCCGTCCACACCGCTTATAAATGCCGGGTACGAAAGGACTGGTGGCGGGTACCTTTGGTCGCTCAGGCCGACATGCTGCTGACGTACATGAATGCCGACACTCCGCGCCTGACGACCAACAGTGCCGGTGCCCTACACCTCAACTCTGTTCACGGCGTCTACCTCGCGGCTGAGCACAAAAAGCTCGGCCGCGAAGTACTGCCCGTCGCCGCGCTGAACTCGGTCACGATGCTTGGCGCGGAGTTCACCGGTCGTGCCTACGGCGGGGGCATGTTGAAGATGGAACCCGGCGAAGCCGACCTGTGGGCAGTCCCATCCCCCGCAGTGGTCGGCGATGCGAGGGAGGAACTGCTCGCGATCCGGCCGCAGGTCGCGGGGAACCTCAGCAGGGGGAACCTCCTCGACGCGGCGAAGCTCGTGGATGACGTCCTCCTCGTCAGCGGGCTCGGCATGAGAAAATCGGACGTGGCAGAGGTTCGGGCCGCCCGGGCTGCGCTTGCAGGGCGACGGGAAGCGAGGAGCCGACGTGGTAACGGTTGA